A genomic stretch from Etheostoma cragini isolate CJK2018 chromosome 8, CSU_Ecrag_1.0, whole genome shotgun sequence includes:
- the ppcdc gene encoding phosphopantothenoylcysteine decarboxylase yields MQTDDQVFGLKTDLLKSCGTFRILVGVTGSVAALKLPLLVSQLLQLPGVDVRVVTTEHAKHFYNPEEVSVKIYSDKDEWELWTQRSDPVLHIELRRWADLLVIAPLDANTLGKIANGICDNLLTCVVRAWDTSRPLLFCPAMNTAMWQHPITAQQVSCLTEFGYMEIPCVAKKLVCGDEGKGAMAEVLTIVSAVKQYLQKPDQS; encoded by the exons ATGCAGACAGATGACCAAGTTTTCGGTCTGAAAACTGATTTGCTAAAATCTTGCGGGACATTTCGTATTCTTGTTGGCGTGACGGGAAGTGTTGCAGCCTTGAAACTGCCTCTTTTGGTATCCCAGCTTCTTCAGCTCCCTGGG GTGGATGTAAGAGTCGTCACCACAGAGCATGCCAAGCACTTCTACAATCCTGAAGAGGTTTCAGTAAAGATCTACAGTGACAAAGATGAGTGGGAG CTGTGGACTCAGAGATCTGACCCTGTGTTGCACATTGAGCTAAGGCGCTGGGCAGACTTACTTGTCATTGCCCCCCTTGATGCCAACACTCTTGGAAAGATTGCTAATGGAATTTGTGACAATCTCTTG ACATGTGTAGTAAGGGCCTGGGACACCAGTCGCCCTCTCCTCTTCTGCCCTGCAATGAATACAGCTATGTGGCAGCATCCCATTACAGCCCAGCAGGTATCCTGTCTCACAGAGTTTGGATATATGGAAATCCCCTGCGTTGCTAAGAAGCTAGTATGTGGAGATGAAG GTAAAGGGGCCATGGCGGAGGTATTAACTATTGtcagtgctgtcaaacaatatcttcagaaaccagatcagtcatga
- the hacd3 gene encoding very-long-chain (3R)-3-hydroxyacyl-CoA dehydratase isoform X2, producing the protein MKQGSDIHCSSSLIILKSSSTKKNETMPLTPLVYWAQRHEDIYLRVELTDAQSIGVNVNDNVLQFRAQGHGAKGQNEYEFSLEFLLPVKSEVSHKSTQRQVNITVRKEHQGWWERLTLQERKPVFLAPDFDRWLDESDAEMEIREKEERRNMLKASRHKEESFVSLKTGFLFVYNLVQFLGFSWIFVNMTVRLFIFGQDFLYDTFHTISDVMFFCQILAAVEVLNAAFGVVQTGVIPTFIQVVGRNFILFIIFGSLEEMHNQPVVFFVFYLWSTIEIFRYPFYMLGCLNTEWKTLTWLRYTIWIPLYPLGVIAEAVAVIQSIPIFDKTKLFSIPLPEAVGTSISFSYVLHIYLILMFLGLFINFRHLYKQRKRRFRTKKRKAN; encoded by the exons ATGAAGCAAGGAAGCGACATACATTGTTCGTCTAGTCTGATAATTTTGAAATCAagctctacaaaaaaaaacgaaacaaTGCCACTCACACCTCTTGTTTACTGGGCTCAACGCCATGAAGACATATACCTGCGAGTGGAACTGACAGACGCCCAG AGTATTGGTGTCAATGTGAACGACAACGTGCTTCAGTTTAGAG CCCAGGGCCATGGTGCAAAAGGACAAAATGAATATGAGTTCAGCTTGGAGTTTCTTTTACCAGTAAAGTCAGAG GTGAGCCACAAGTCCACTCAGCGTCAGGTGAACATTACAGTGCGGAAAGAGCATCAAGGCTGGTGGGAAAGACTTACGTTACAGGAGCGCAAACCAGTCTTCCTGGCACCGGACTTTGACCGTTGGCTGGACGAGTCAGATGCTGAGATGGAGATCCGGGAAAAG gaggagagaaggaacaTGCTGAAGGCATCAAGGCATAAAGAGGAAA GTTTTGTCAGCCTGAAAACAGgatttttgtttgtatataaCCTGGTGCAGTTTCTTGGGTTTTCATGGATCTTTGTCAACATGACCGTGCGGCTCTTCATCTTTGGCCAAG ATTTTCTCTACGACACATTTCACACCATATCTGATGTGATGTTCTTCTGCCAGATCCTGGCGGCAGTAGAGGTCCTCAATGCTGCTTTCGGTGTAGTCCAGACAGGTGTTATTCCAACTTTTATACAG GTGGTGGGAAGGAATTTTATCCTCTTCATAATTTTTGGTAGTTTGGAAGAAATGCATAACCAGCCAGTTGTGTTCTTCGTATTCTATCTGTGGAGCACCATTGAGATTTTTAG GTATCCATTTTACATGCTGGGCTGTTTAAATACAGAGTGGAAAACGCTCACTTGGCTGCGGTACACAATCTGGATACCACTGTATCCATTAGGTGTTATAGCTGAAG CTGTTGCTGTGATACAATCCATTCCCATCTTTGACAAGACCAAACTCTTCAGCATTCCTCTGCCAGAAGCTGTCGGTACCTCCATCAGCTTCTCATACGTCCTTCACATCTATCTTATACTCATGTTTCTGG gactttttatcaaCTTTCGCCATCTTTACAAGCAAAGGAAGAGGCGTTTCCGTACCAAGAAGAGGAAGGCAAATTGA
- the hacd3 gene encoding very-long-chain (3R)-3-hydroxyacyl-CoA dehydratase isoform X1, which translates to MKQGSDIHCSSSLIILKSSSTKKNETMPLTPLVYWAQRHEDIYLRVELTDAQSIGVNVNDNVLQFRAQGHGAKGQNEYEFSLEFLLPVKSEVSHKSTQRQVNITVRKEHQGWWERLTLQERKPVFLAPDFDRWLDESDAEMEIREKEERRNMLKASRHKEESFVSLKTGFLFVYNLVQFLGFSWIFVNMTVRLFIFGQDFLYDTFHTISDVMFFCQILAAVEVLNAAFGVVQTGVIPTFIQVVGRNFILFIIFGSLEEMHNQPVVFFVFYLWSTIEIFRYPFYMLGCLNTEWKTLTWLRYTIWIPLYPLGVIAEAVAVIQSIPIFDKTKLFSIPLPEAVGTSISFSYVLHIYLILMFLGKSPDKTLTTVYCIFEQICSIIFDSDLNFLVSHRLFRTFYQLSPSLQAKEEAFPYQEEEGKLSKNTPDTFAACLFLDEVF; encoded by the exons ATGAAGCAAGGAAGCGACATACATTGTTCGTCTAGTCTGATAATTTTGAAATCAagctctacaaaaaaaaacgaaacaaTGCCACTCACACCTCTTGTTTACTGGGCTCAACGCCATGAAGACATATACCTGCGAGTGGAACTGACAGACGCCCAG AGTATTGGTGTCAATGTGAACGACAACGTGCTTCAGTTTAGAG CCCAGGGCCATGGTGCAAAAGGACAAAATGAATATGAGTTCAGCTTGGAGTTTCTTTTACCAGTAAAGTCAGAG GTGAGCCACAAGTCCACTCAGCGTCAGGTGAACATTACAGTGCGGAAAGAGCATCAAGGCTGGTGGGAAAGACTTACGTTACAGGAGCGCAAACCAGTCTTCCTGGCACCGGACTTTGACCGTTGGCTGGACGAGTCAGATGCTGAGATGGAGATCCGGGAAAAG gaggagagaaggaacaTGCTGAAGGCATCAAGGCATAAAGAGGAAA GTTTTGTCAGCCTGAAAACAGgatttttgtttgtatataaCCTGGTGCAGTTTCTTGGGTTTTCATGGATCTTTGTCAACATGACCGTGCGGCTCTTCATCTTTGGCCAAG ATTTTCTCTACGACACATTTCACACCATATCTGATGTGATGTTCTTCTGCCAGATCCTGGCGGCAGTAGAGGTCCTCAATGCTGCTTTCGGTGTAGTCCAGACAGGTGTTATTCCAACTTTTATACAG GTGGTGGGAAGGAATTTTATCCTCTTCATAATTTTTGGTAGTTTGGAAGAAATGCATAACCAGCCAGTTGTGTTCTTCGTATTCTATCTGTGGAGCACCATTGAGATTTTTAG GTATCCATTTTACATGCTGGGCTGTTTAAATACAGAGTGGAAAACGCTCACTTGGCTGCGGTACACAATCTGGATACCACTGTATCCATTAGGTGTTATAGCTGAAG CTGTTGCTGTGATACAATCCATTCCCATCTTTGACAAGACCAAACTCTTCAGCATTCCTCTGCCAGAAGCTGTCGGTACCTCCATCAGCTTCTCATACGTCCTTCACATCTATCTTATACTCATGTTTCTGGGTAAGTCTCCAGATAAAACATTaactacagtatactgtatatttgagCAAATATGTTCTATCATTTTTGATTCCGATCTCAATTTTTTGGTTTCCCACCGCCtctttaggactttttatcaaCTTTCGCCATCTTTACAAGCAAAGGAAGAGGCGTTTCCGTACCAAGAAGAGGAAGGCAAATTGAGCAAAAATACTCCAGACACCTTTGCTGCCTGCTTATTTCTGGATGAAGTGTTTTAA
- the ints14 gene encoding integrator complex subunit 14 — MPTVVLMDVSLSMTRPVSTDGSEEFQRKNLAVHGLNMLFEHMASNYRMEFTALMAFSSLWELLVPFTRDYNALQEALSNLEDYDKTCVESALNGVNNVVQQEWGSACPCQVVLVTDGSLGIGKGSLRHSLHTLKHRGDDKKFPLPFPFPTKLFIMSVANAEELQMTDAMDNLEELLRLSGGDGQIFTTEGPLCMKNVQAMFGRLIDYAYSPFHAVLHCGNLSSDVQVFPRPEPIVMDEEVEPMPRSVNTDLEIVGFIEIADISSPPVISRHLVLPINVNKEVDEVGTGANDELEEEPSASQMAGKSPNFCVLLHGSLKVEGMVALVQLGPEWYGMLYSQADSKKKSNLMMSLFEPGPDPLPWLGKITHLGPISEAADNPYGEDDSKSPFPLQPPVKRSYAQNVTVWIKASGLQTDVQKILRNARKLPDKTQTFYKELNRLRKAALAFGFWELLKGMADLLERECTLLPDSAHPDAAFQLSHAAQQLKLASTGDSQYAAFDHNIAPMHTDFSS; from the exons ATGCCTACCGTGGTCTTAATGGACGTGTCTCTGTCCATGACACGGCCAGTGTCGACGGATGGCAGCGAGGAGTTTCAGAGGAAGAACCTGGCTGTCCACGGACTAAATATGTTGTTTGAACACATGGCCTCAAACTACCGCATGGAGTTCACAGCACTGATGGCCTTTTCATCCCTTTGGGAGCTCTTGGTGCCTTTCACCAGAGATTACAATGCattacag gaGGCTCTCAGCAACCTGGAAGACTATGACAAGACCTGTGTTGAATCTGCTCTTAATGGAGTTAATAACGTGGTACAGCAGGAGTGGGGCAGTGCCTGTCCCTGTCAG GTGGTGCTTGTTACTGATGGATCTCTTGGGATTGGAAAGGGTTCGCTACGTCACTCCTTACACACACTGAAGCATCGTGGGGATGACAAGAAGTTCCCActccctttccctttccctACCAAACTGTTCATCATGTCTGTAGCCAATGCAGAGGAG TTACAGATGACTGATGCCATGGACAACTTGGAGGAACTACTTCGTCTCAGTGGAGGGGATGGACAGATCTTCACTACGGAGGGTCCACTTTGCATGAAGAATGTGCAAGCCATGTTTGG GAGGCTGATTGATTACGCATACTCTCCCTTCCATGCTGTCCTGCACTGTGGGAACTTATCCTCAGACGTTCAGGTGTTTCCTCGGCCTGAGCCTATTGTGATGGATGAAGAGGTGGAGCCCATGCCCCGATCAGTCAATACAG ATTTGGAAATTGTGGGTTTCATTGAAATTGCTGACATTTCCAGTCCTCCTGTTATTTCCAGACACTTGGTACTGCCTATTAATGTAAACAAAG AGGTGGATGAAGTTGGCACAGGAGCGAACGATGAGCTTGAGGAGGAACCTTCTGCCAGTCAAATGGCAGGCAAAAGTCCAAATTTCTGTGTACTGTTACATGGCAGCCTTAAAGTGGAAGGCATGGTGGCACTGGTCCAGCTGGG GCCAGAGTGGTACGGCATGCTGTATTCCCAAGCAGACAGCAAGAAGAAGTCAAACCTTATGATGTCTCTGTTTGAGCCTGGTCCAGACCCTCTGCCTTGGCTGGGCAAGATCACACATTTGGGACCGATTTCAG AGGCTGCTGATAATCCTTATGGAGAGGATGATAGTAAAAGTCCTTTCCCTCTGCAGCCCCCAGTCAAACGAAGCTATGCCCAGAATGTCACTGTGTGGATTAAGGCCAGTGGACTGCAG ACTGATGTGCAGAAGATCCTGAGGAATGCAAGGAAATTGCCTGATAAAACTCAAACCTTCTACAAG GAGCTGAACCGTCTTCGGAAGGCTGCGTTGGCTTTCGGTTTCTGGGAGCTCCTGAAGGGAATGGCCGATCTGCTGGAGAGAGAGTGCACCCTGCTGCCAGACTCGGCCCATCCGGATGCTGCTTTCCAGCTCTCGCATGCTGCACAGCAACTCAAACTGGCCAGCACTGGTGACTCCCAGTATGCTGCTTTTGATCACAACATTGCTCCCATGCACACTGACTTCTCCAGCTGA
- the slc24a1 gene encoding sodium/potassium/calcium exchanger 1: MYCTRRKRLQLSRVLFLLSGVFLCTLYQLTISARLYEPLPMSQIAEDFGEGSTEGVEEATVETQWLEEPLTATHELEPTDQTTPGMHGVQYSDTTSDLKASTPTESPPSPTSKRTIVRCIYVAPEPPLETPTPTPAPSVTIHPASPGEAPHIKGEYPEDLFSIEDRRQGWVILHVFGMMYMFISLAIVCDEFFVPALGVITDKLAISEDVAGATFMAAGGSAPELFTSLIGVFISHSNVGIGTIVGSAVFNILFVIGMCALFSREVLHLTWWPLFRDVSFYILGLILLIIFFLDNVILWWESMMLVACYTLYVIFMKFNMQIERTFKTLLLKDKNIVRIIAVENTEKLKPSLQRGGSSASLHNSTLRNTIFQLMIHTLDPLREDGGGKTEPTKEPEAAPATEKKDQSEDKKEDLPAGDNGSGGSDSDEDDSNEDSDESSEEENDEEEEDEDEGKKNEEETEDEPLSLDWPDTPHKQATYLFLLPIIFPLWLTVPDVRNMKSRKFFAVTFLGSILWIAIFSYLMVWWAHQVGETIGISEEIMGLTILAAGTSIPDLITSVIVARKGLGDMAVSSSVGSNIFDITVGLPVPWLLYSSFHGFAPVAVSSNGLFCAIVLLFIMLLFVIISIASCKWKMNKLLGFTMFLLYFVFLVLSVMLEDRIIICPVSI, from the exons ATGTATTGTACAAGAAGGAAGCGACTGCAACTGAGCCGGGTCCTATTTCTCCTCTCTGGGGTTTTTCTCTGTACCCTTTATCAGCTGACCATCAGTGCCAGACTTTACGAGCCTTTGCCAATGTCTCAGATTGCCGAGGACTTTGGAGAAGGTTCAACAGAGGGTGTTGAGGAGGCTACAGTAGAGACTCAGTGGCTGGAGGAACCTCTCACTGCAACACATGAATTAGAGCCCACAGATCAAACAACACCAGGGATGCATGGTGTACAGTATTCGGATACAACTTCAGATTTAAAAGCATCCACCCCCACTGAATCTCCACCATCACCAACTTCAAAGCGGACTATTGTGCGTTGCATCTACGTGGCCCCTGAGCCTCCACTGGAGACACCTACGCCCACACCAGCACCTTCTGTGACAATTCATCCAGCGTCTCCTGGTGAAGCTCCACATATAAAGGGTGAATACCCTGAAGATCTTTTTTCTATTGAAGACCGTAGACAAGGCTGGGTGATCCTCCACGTGTTTGGGATGATGTACATGTTCATTTCACTTGCCATTGTGTGTGATGAGTTCTTTGTTCCTGCACTGGGGGTAATAACAGACAAGTTAGCCATCTCTGAAGATGTAGCAGGAGCCACATTTATGGCTGCCGGAGGTTCTGCTCCTGAGCTTTTCACCTCCTTGATAGGAGTCTTCATCTCCCACAGCAATGTGGGTATTGGCACTATTGTTGGTTCAGcagttttcaacattttgtttgtgattgGAATGTGTGCTTTGTTTTCACGGGAGGTACTACATCTAACCTGGTGGCCACTTTTCAGAGATGTATCATTCTACATACTTGGCCTAATCTTactcatcatcttcttcttggATAATGTCATATTGTGGTGGGAAAGCATGATGCTGGTGGCCTGTTACACTCTCTATGTAATTTTCATGAAGTTCAACATGCAAATAGAGCGGACCTTCAAGACTCTACTGCTCAAAGACAAGAACATTGTCAGAATTATAGCTGtggaaaacactgaaaag TTGAAGCCATCCCTTCAGCGAGGGGGAAGCTCAGCTTCTTTGCACAACAGCACCCTGAGAAACACCATCTTCCAACTTATGATCCACACATTAGATCCTCTAAGAGAGG ATGGTGGAGGAAAAACTGAACCGACCAAAGAGCCAGAGGCTGCACCAGCAACAGAGAAGAAGGACCAATCAGAAGACAAGAAG GAGGATTTGCCAGCAGGAGACAATGGGTCAGGAGGCTCtgacagtgatgaagatgacagCAATGAAGACAGCGATGAGTccagtgaagaagaaaatgatgaggaggaggaagatgaagatgagggaaagaaaaatgaagaggAGACAGAAGATGAACCTCTGTCTTTAGACTGGCCTGACACACCACATAAACAAGCAACCTACCTCTTCCTGCTACCCATAATCTTCCCTTTGTGGCTCACAGTTCCAGATGTACGCAACATG AAATCCAGAAAATTCTTTGCGGTCACCTTCCTGGGCTCTATTCTGTGGATTGCTATCTTCTCCTACCTCATGGTGTGGTGGGCCCATCAG GTGGGTGAGACCATTGGCATCTCAGAGGAGATTATGGGCCTGACTATCCTGGCTGCAGGGACGTCCATCCCTGACCTTATTACTAGTGTGATAGTGGCACGTAAAGGCCTGGGGGACATGGCTGTGTCCAGCTCAGTGGGCAGTAACATCTTTGACATCACAGTGGG TCTTCCGGTGCCATGGCTCCTGTACTCATCCTTCCATGGTTTTGCTCCAGTTGCCGTTAGCAGCAACGGGCTCTTCTGTGCCATCGTGCTGCTCTTTATCATGCTCCTCTTTGTCATCATCTCCATTGCCTCCTGTAAGTGGAAGATGAATAAGCTGCTGGGTTTCACAATGTTCCTGCTCTACTTTGTCTTCCTGGTGCTTAGCGTGATGCTGGAGGATCGCATCATTATCTGCCCAGTTTCTATCTGA